Proteins encoded together in one Helicobacter pylori window:
- a CDS encoding 6,7-dimethyl-8-ribityllumazine synthase: MQIIEGKLQLQGNERVAILTSRFNHIITDRLKEGAMDCFKRHGGDENLLDLVLVPGAYELPLILDKLLESGKYDGVCVLGAIIRGGTPHFDYVSAEATKGIASTMLKYSMPVSFGVLTTDNIEQAIERAGSKAGNKGFEAMSTLIELLSLCQTLKG; encoded by the coding sequence ATGCAAATCATAGAAGGGAAATTGCAATTACAAGGGAATGAAAGAGTCGCTATTTTAACCTCGCGCTTCAACCATATCATCACAGACAGATTAAAAGAAGGGGCGATGGATTGCTTTAAAAGGCATGGGGGCGATGAGAATCTTTTAGATCTCGTGCTAGTGCCTGGGGCTTATGAATTGCCTTTGATTTTAGACAAATTGTTAGAGAGTGGAAAATACGATGGCGTGTGCGTTTTAGGAGCCATTATTAGAGGGGGGACTCCGCATTTTGACTACGTGAGCGCGGAAGCGACTAAGGGCATTGCTAGCACGATGCTAAAATACAGCATGCCGGTAAGCTTTGGCGTGCTGACCACGGACAATATTGAACAAGCGATTGAAAGAGCGGGCAGTAAAGCCGGCAATAAGGGCTTTGAAGCGATGAGCACCCTCATTGAATTGTTGAGCTTGTGCCAAACTCTCAAGGGTTAA
- the panC gene encoding pantoate--beta-alanine ligase, giving the protein MRALETIAALREYRKSLEESVGFVPTMGALHRGHQSLIERSLKENSHTIVSVFVNPTQFGANEDFSAYPRPLEKDLALCETLGVSAVFAPKIGEMYPYEAEQRLKLYAPKFLSRSLEGAVRHGHFDGVVQVVLKLFHLTNPTRAYFGKKDAQQLLIIQHLVKDLLLDIEITPCEIARDSDHLALSSRNVYLNATERKQALAIPKALENIQQAIDRGEKACEKLKKLGLEILKNLEVDYLECCNHKLEPLKTIEPTNTLILVAARVGKTRLLDNLWV; this is encoded by the coding sequence ATGCGAGCGTTAGAAACGATTGCTGCTTTAAGAGAATATCGTAAAAGTTTGGAAGAAAGCGTGGGGTTTGTGCCGACTATGGGGGCTTTACACAGAGGGCATCAAAGCTTGATAGAAAGGAGTTTGAAAGAAAATTCCCACACGATTGTAAGCGTTTTTGTCAACCCCACGCAATTTGGGGCTAACGAAGATTTTAGCGCTTACCCGCGCCCTTTAGAAAAGGATTTGGCTTTGTGTGAAACATTAGGCGTTAGTGCGGTGTTTGCACCTAAAATTGGCGAAATGTATCCCTATGAAGCAGAGCAACGCCTGAAACTCTACGCCCCTAAATTTTTATCCCGCTCTTTAGAGGGTGCGGTGCGTCATGGGCATTTTGATGGGGTTGTTCAGGTCGTGTTAAAATTGTTCCATCTTACTAATCCCACTAGAGCGTATTTTGGTAAAAAGGACGCCCAACAGCTTTTAATCATCCAGCATTTAGTCAAAGATTTGCTTTTAGACATTGAAATAACGCCATGCGAGATTGCGCGAGATAGCGATCATTTGGCTTTAAGCTCTAGGAATGTGTATTTGAATGCAACAGAAAGAAAACAAGCCCTAGCCATTCCAAAAGCTCTAGAAAATATCCAGCAGGCCATAGATAGGGGCGAAAAAGCGTGCGAAAAACTGAAAAAACTAGGGCTTGAAATTTTAAAAAATTTAGAAGTGGATTATTTGGAATGTTGTAACCACAAACTAGAGCCTTTAAAAA
- a CDS encoding N utilization substance protein B, whose amino-acid sequence MATRTQARGAVVELLYAFESGNEEIKKIASSMLEEKKIKNNQLAFALSLFNGVLEKINEIDALIEPHLKDWDFKRLGSMEKAILRLGAYEIGFTPTQNPIIINECIELGKLYAEPNTPKFLNAILDSLSKKLAQKPLN is encoded by the coding sequence ATGGCGACACGAACTCAAGCCAGGGGGGCTGTGGTTGAATTGTTGTATGCGTTTGAGAGCGGTAATGAAGAAATTAAAAAAATCGCTTCTAGCATGTTGGAAGAAAAAAAGATTAAAAACAACCAGCTCGCTTTCGCTTTAAGCCTTTTTAATGGCGTGTTAGAAAAAATCAATGAAATTGACGCTCTTATTGAACCGCATTTAAAAGACTGGGATTTCAAACGATTAGGGAGCATGGAAAAGGCGATTTTACGCTTAGGAGCGTATGAAATTGGCTTCACGCCCACACAAAACCCTATTATCATCAATGAATGCATAGAGCTTGGCAAACTCTACGCTGAGCCTAACACCCCTAAATTTTTAAACGCTATCTTGGATTCTTTGAGCAAAAAACTCGCTCAAAAACCCTTGAATTGA
- a CDS encoding orotidine-5'-phosphate decarboxylase, producing MQLCVALDLEKKEDNLSLLQELKGLDLWAKVGLRSFIRDGAVFLDEIRKIDENFKIFLDLKLYDIPYTMANAALECAKLEIDMLTVHLSSAKSALTILMQRLNALKKRPLIMGVSALTSFSEEEFLSVYNAPLKTQAIKLSAMGKESGIDGVVCSVLESLAIKEALGKDFLTLTPGIRLNKSDKEDQERVANAKEAKQNLSDFIVVGRPIYQAKEPREVVLELLKDC from the coding sequence ATGCAATTGTGTGTCGCATTGGATTTAGAAAAAAAAGAGGACAACCTTTCCTTATTGCAAGAATTGAAGGGCTTAGATTTATGGGCTAAGGTGGGGCTTAGATCTTTTATAAGAGACGGGGCTGTTTTTTTAGATGAAATCAGAAAGATTGATGAAAATTTTAAGATTTTTTTGGATTTGAAGCTCTATGATATTCCTTATACTATGGCAAATGCCGCTCTAGAATGCGCGAAATTAGAAATTGACATGCTCACCGTGCATTTAAGCAGCGCTAAAAGCGCGCTAACCATTTTAATGCAACGCTTAAACGCTCTTAAAAAACGCCCCTTGATCATGGGCGTGAGCGCTTTAACTAGCTTTAGCGAAGAGGAATTTTTGAGCGTGTATAACGCCCCTTTAAAAACTCAAGCGATAAAATTGAGCGCTATGGGTAAAGAGAGCGGGATTGATGGGGTGGTGTGTTCGGTGCTTGAAAGTTTAGCGATCAAAGAGGCTTTAGGTAAGGACTTTTTGACTTTAACCCCTGGCATAAGGCTCAATAAAAGCGATAAAGAGGATCAAGAAAGGGTGGCGAACGCTAAAGAAGCCAAACAAAATTTAAGCGATTTTATCGTGGTGGGCCGCCCCATTTATCAGGCTAAAGAGCCTAGAGAAGTAGTTTTAGAGCTTTTAAAGGATTGTTAA
- the flgG gene encoding flagellar basal-body rod protein FlgG: protein MLRSLYSATSGMLAQQTHIDTTSNNIANVNTTGFKKSRADFNDLFYQAMQYAGTNTSNTTLSPDGMEVGLGVRPSAITKMFSQGSPKETENNLDVAITGKGFFQVQLPDGTTAYTRSGNFKLDEQGNLVTSEGYLLIPQITLPEDTTQVNIGVDGTVSVTQGLQTTSNVIGQITLANFVNPAGLHSMGDNLFSITNASGEAIVGNPDSQGLGKLRQGFLELSNVRLVEEMTDLITAQRAYEANSKSIQTADAMLQTVNSLKR from the coding sequence ATGCTCCGTTCTCTCTATAGTGCCACTTCAGGGATGCTCGCCCAACAAACGCACATTGACACCACTTCAAACAATATCGCCAATGTCAATACCACCGGGTTTAAAAAATCTCGTGCGGATTTTAACGACTTGTTCTACCAAGCGATGCAATACGCCGGCACTAACACAAGCAACACGACTTTATCGCCAGATGGCATGGAAGTGGGCTTAGGCGTGCGCCCTAGCGCGATCACTAAAATGTTTTCGCAAGGCAGCCCTAAAGAAACGGAAAATAATTTAGATGTCGCCATTACGGGCAAAGGCTTTTTTCAAGTCCAGTTGCCTGATGGCACCACCGCTTATACAAGAAGCGGGAATTTTAAGCTAGACGAACAGGGTAATCTTGTAACAAGCGAGGGCTATCTTTTGATCCCTCAAATCACTTTGCCTGAAGACACCACGCAAGTGAATATCGGTGTGGATGGCACGGTGAGCGTGACTCAAGGCTTGCAAACGACCTCTAATGTGATCGGGCAAATCACGCTGGCTAATTTTGTCAATCCGGCAGGGCTTCACTCTATGGGGGATAATTTGTTTTCAATCACCAACGCTAGCGGTGAGGCGATTGTGGGCAACCCGGATTCTCAAGGATTGGGCAAGTTAAGGCAAGGCTTTTTGGAATTGAGCAATGTGAGATTGGTAGAAGAAATGACGGATCTAATCACCGCTCAAAGGGCTTATGAAGCCAATTCTAAAAGCATTCAAACCGCTGATGCCATGCTCCAGACGGTCAATTCCCTCAAACGCTAA
- a CDS encoding flagellar biosynthesis protein FlgG, whose product MATTAPKHKTTPSTKTTREQRLKSVKESKIPF is encoded by the coding sequence ATGGCAACAACCGCTCCAAAACACAAAACCACCCCAAGCACAAAAACAACAAGGGAGCAGAGATTAAAGAGCGTTAAGGAGAGTAAAATCCCCTTTTAG
- a CDS encoding DUF3944 domain-containing protein, with the protein MAYKYDRDLEFLKQLESSDLLDLFEVLVFGKDGEKRHNEKLTSSIEYKRHGDDYAKYAERIAEELQYYGSNSFASFIKGEGVLYKEILCDVCDKLKVNYNKKTETTLIEQNMLSKILERSLEEMDDEEVKEMCDELSIKNTDNLNRQALSAATLTLFKMGGFKSYQLAVIVANAVAKTILGRGLSLAGNQVLTRTLSFLTGPVGWIITGVWTAIDIAGPAYRVTIPACIVVATLRLKTQQASEDKKSLQIESI; encoded by the coding sequence ATGGCATACAAATATGATAGAGATTTGGAATTTTTAAAGCAATTGGAATCTAGTGATTTATTGGATTTGTTTGAGGTGCTTGTTTTTGGTAAAGACGGCGAAAAAAGACACAATGAAAAACTGACAAGCTCCATAGAATACAAAAGGCATGGCGATGATTACGCTAAATACGCAGAAAGAATCGCTGAAGAATTGCAATACTATGGGAGCAATAGTTTTGCGAGTTTCATTAAAGGCGAAGGGGTCTTATACAAAGAGATCCTATGCGATGTGTGCGATAAATTAAAGGTCAATTACAACAAGAAAACCGAAACGACTTTAATTGAACAAAACATGCTTTCTAAAATCTTAGAAAGAAGTTTGGAAGAAATGGATGATGAAGAAGTGAAAGAGATGTGCGATGAATTGTCCATAAAAAACACGGACAATTTAAACAGACAAGCCTTAAGCGCGGCGACTTTAACGCTGTTTAAAATGGGAGGCTTTAAATCTTATCAATTAGCGGTCATTGTTGCGAATGCGGTTGCAAAAACCATTCTAGGGCGTGGTTTATCGCTTGCGGGCAATCAAGTGCTTACAAGGACTCTGAGCTTTTTAACAGGCCCTGTTGGCTGGATCATTACAGGCGTATGGACAGCGATTGATATTGCAGGGCCGGCTTATAGGGTAACCATACCGGCATGCATTGTGGTCGCCACTTTACGCCTAAAAACACAGCAAGCCAGTGAAGATAAGAAGTCGTTACAAATAGAATCCATTTAA
- a CDS encoding DUF3944 domain-containing protein: protein MAYRYDSDLAFLKRLSSSDLKDLFDALVYDEDGALRMNE, encoded by the coding sequence ATGGCATACAGATACGATAGCGACTTGGCATTTTTAAAGCGATTAAGCTCTAGCGATCTGAAAGATTTGTTTGATGCGCTTGTTTATGATGAAGATGGCGCACTAAGAATGAATGAATAA
- a CDS encoding carbonic anhydrase, which yields MKAFLGALEFQENEYEELKELYESLKTKQKPHTLFISCVDSRVVPNLITGTKPGELYVIRNMGNVIPPKTSYKESLSTIASIEYAIAHVGIQNLIICGHSDCGACGSIHLINDETTKAKTPYIANWIQFLEPIKEELKDHPQFSNHFAKRSWLTERLNVRLQLNNLLSYDFIQERVMNNELKIFGWHYIIETGRIYNYNFESHFFEPIEETIKQRISHENP from the coding sequence GTGAAAGCGTTTTTAGGAGCGTTAGAGTTTCAAGAGAATGAATACGAAGAGCTTAAAGAGCTTTATGAAAGCTTAAAAACCAAGCAAAAGCCCCACACTTTGTTCATTTCTTGCGTGGATTCACGAGTCGTGCCTAATCTAATCACAGGCACCAAACCGGGCGAATTGTATGTGATCCGCAACATGGGCAATGTGATCCCCCCTAAAACAAGCTATAAAGAATCCCTTTCTACTATTGCAAGCATTGAATACGCTATTGCGCATGTGGGCATTCAAAACTTAATCATTTGCGGGCATAGCGATTGTGGGGCTTGCGGGAGCATTCATTTGATCAACGATGAAACCACCAAAGCTAAAACCCCTTACATTGCAAACTGGATACAATTTTTAGAGCCTATTAAAGAAGAATTAAAAGATCACCCGCAATTCAGCAACCATTTCGCCAAGCGTTCATGGCTTACAGAGCGTTTGAACGTGCGCTTGCAACTCAACAACCTCTTAAGCTATGATTTCATTCAAGAAAGAGTGATGAATAACGAATTAAAAATTTTTGGTTGGCACTACATTATAGAAACAGGCAGGATTTATAATTATAATTTTGAAAGCCATTTTTTTGAGCCGATTGAAGAAACCATTAAACAAAGGATAAGTCATGAAAACCCCTGA
- a CDS encoding DUF3944 domain-containing protein, with product MIWHTNSDLEFLKRLSSNDLKDLFDVLVYDKDGEKRFTEGLTLSEEYKRHGNDDAKYAERIAEELQHYGANSFASALRGTGVLYREILCEVCNKLKVNYNKKSDTTLIE from the coding sequence ATAATATGGCATACAAATAGCGACTTGGAATTTTTAAAGCGATTAAGCTCTAATGATTTGAAAGATTTGTTTGATGTGCTTGTCTATGACAAAGATGGCGAAAAAAGATTTACTGAAGGATTAACGCTTTCAGAAGAATACAAAAGACATGGCAATGATGACGCTAAATACGCAGAAAGAATCGCTGAAGAGTTACAGCATTATGGGGCTAATAGCTTTGCGAGCGCGTTGAGAGGTACAGGGGTTTTATACAGAGAAATTTTGTGTGAAGTGTGCAATAAATTAAAAGTCAATTACAACAAAAAATCTGACACAACTTTGATTGAATAA
- the kdsA gene encoding 3-deoxy-8-phosphooctulonate synthase, with product MKTPETKTPKPVLIAGPCVIESLENLRSIAIKLQPLANNERLDFYFKASFDKANRTSLESYRGPGLEKGLEMLQTIKEEFGYKILTDVHESYQASVAAKVADILQIPAFLCRQTDLIVEVSQTNAIVNIKKGQFMNPKDMQYSVLKALKTRDKSIQSPTYETALKNGVWLCERGSSFGYGNLVVDMRSLKIMQEFAPVIFDATHSVQMPGGANGKSSGDSSFAPILARAAAAVGIDGLFAETHIDPKNALSDGANMLKPDELEYLVTDMLKIQNLF from the coding sequence ATGAAAACCCCTGAAACAAAAACCCCCAAACCCGTTTTAATCGCTGGGCCATGCGTCATTGAGAGTTTAGAAAATCTAAGAAGTATCGCTATTAAATTACAACCCCTAGCCAACAACGAGCGATTGGATTTTTATTTCAAAGCGAGTTTTGATAAGGCGAACCGCACGAGTTTAGAGAGTTACAGAGGGCCTGGTTTGGAAAAAGGCTTAGAAATGTTACAAACCATCAAAGAGGAATTTGGCTATAAAATTTTAACCGATGTGCATGAGAGCTATCAAGCAAGCGTGGCAGCCAAAGTAGCGGATATTTTACAAATCCCGGCGTTTTTGTGTCGCCAAACGGATCTGATTGTAGAAGTGAGCCAAACTAACGCTATTGTCAATATCAAAAAAGGGCAATTCATGAACCCAAAAGACATGCAATATTCTGTCTTAAAAGCCCTTAAAACAAGGGATAAAAGCATTCAAAGCCCCACTTATGAAACGGCGTTAAAAAATGGCGTGTGGTTGTGTGAAAGGGGGAGCAGCTTTGGGTATGGGAATTTAGTGGTGGATATGCGTTCTTTAAAAATCATGCAAGAGTTTGCCCCTGTGATTTTTGACGCTACCCATAGCGTGCAAATGCCTGGGGGAGCGAACGGGAAAAGTTCAGGGGACAGCTCTTTTGCCCCTATTTTAGCCAGAGCTGCGGCTGCGGTAGGGATTGATGGGTTGTTCGCTGAAACGCACATTGATCCTAAAAACGCCCTAAGCGATGGGGCGAACATGCTCAAACCTGATGAGCTAGAATATTTAGTAACCGACATGTTAAAAATCCAAAATTTATTTTAA
- a CDS encoding flagellar biosynthesis protein FlgG: MGILAGPIGWVITGALVSINLAGPAYRVTVPACVLVATLRKKLKAEQEANEKKMWYLVIIFCILIGLAVLAVFFIKGKHQSSNNPKSGVENLKNPSHKN, from the coding sequence TTGGGTATTTTAGCTGGCCCTATTGGTTGGGTCATTACAGGCGCGTTAGTGAGCATCAATCTTGCTGGGCCGGCTTATAGGGTAACCGTGCCTGCATGCGTTTTGGTTGCCACCTTACGCAAAAAATTAAAAGCAGAACAAGAAGCGAATGAAAAGAAAATGTGGTATTTAGTTATTATTTTTTGTATTCTCATTGGTCTGGCTGTTTTGGCTGTTTTTTTCATAAAAGGAAAACACCAATCAAGCAATAACCCAAAAAGCGGTGTTGAAAACCTTAAAAATCCTAGCCACAAGAATTAA